One stretch of Acanthochromis polyacanthus isolate Apoly-LR-REF ecotype Palm Island chromosome 16, KAUST_Apoly_ChrSc, whole genome shotgun sequence DNA includes these proteins:
- the c16h1orf131 gene encoding uncharacterized protein C1orf131 homolog isoform X1, whose protein sequence is MGSTTNGKRDEDCLFLEHVLDKLYDFGAAPKRKSQKKKKRKRCEEEEEEEGDICSNTEDHREEHDGTEHQQPKSEQTGPTNQQKNQVEVVTFQDPTKKLKTKLTPASNKISALQITEKKQSDQPEELSLEKARLEVHRFGITGYKKEQQRVFEQDRAVMLGARPPKKDYVNYKVLQQQIKEKKQKAKEEVQPDLQKKKKQNNQRDKKKKVPSGSGSALSGQVGRFKNGMLILSSKEIQKIKGNKRGK, encoded by the exons ATGGGCTCCACTACAAACGGCAAAAGGGACGAAGACTGTTTATTCCTGGAGCATGTTTTGGATAAGCTTTATGACTTTG GAGCAGCACCAAAAAGGAAAtctcagaagaagaaaaaacgaaaaagatgtgaagaagaggaggaagaagagggagaTATCTGCAGTAATACTGAAGACCACAGAGAAGAACATGACGGGACTGAACACCAGCAACCAAAAAGTGAGCAAACAG GTCCAACCAATCAGCAGAAGAACCAGGTGGAAGTTGTCACATTTCAAGACCCCACAAAGAAACTCAAAACTAAGCTGACGCCAGCCTCTAATAAAATCTCT GCCCTTCAGATAACAGAGAAGAAGCAAAGCGACCAACCAGAAGAACTCAGTTTGGAAAAG GCTCGTCTGGAGGTTCATCGGTTTGGAATCACAGGCTATAAGAAGGAGCAGCAGCGAGTTTTTGAACAGGACAGAGCAGTCATGCTTGGAGCCCGA CCTCCTAAGAAGGACTATGTCAACTACAAGGTGCTTCAACAGCAAATCaaagagaaaaagcagaaaGCAAAGGAAGAGGTTCAGCCG GACttgcagaaaaagaagaagcagaataATCAGAG agacaaaaagaagaaggtGCCCTCTGGTTCTGGCTCAGCCCTGTCCGGTCAGGTGGGCCGCTTCAAGAATGGCATGCTGATCCTCAGCTCCAAGGAAATCCAGAAAATCAAAGGCAACAAGAGAGGAAAAtag
- the gnpat gene encoding dihydroxyacetone phosphate acyltransferase isoform X2 has translation MASEAVYTHRDPMLKKRDDFEDILEERRNSSDLRYALRCYTPVLYKELTPCKASELKSMVLQSDQLHYVISQVCKETGMAADEVQVEAAAILEEMAHRLQLSTVRFFAFTLSKVFKTLFRSICVNEEGIQRLQQAIHEHPVVLLPSHRSYMDFLLMSYILYTYDLALPVIAAGMDFMSMKFVGEMLRMSGAFFIRRSFGGDKLYWAVFSEYVKTILKNGFAPVEFFLEGTRSRTCKSLTPKLGLLNIVMDPFLKGEVFDISLVPVSITYERVLEEALYARELLGVPKPKESTSGLFKARKVLSEDYGSIHVYFGQPVSVRSLAQKRVDRCQFNLIPRHIPRKPGADIHSFVNDSAYRLVRAQEENMVLKPWVLVVSLLLQNHHQNQVAGQKQGMALDELTEQAVWLRDLSRQYGAFLHWPDHVSPSEVVSSSLSLHRGLVRISEGWVQLASEQGGQTGPGEPRSAVPPEEELLNQAVITLSCASYRNQALHIFLRPALLASAIHTASSSNKQEVYNSFSFLRNMFSNEFILCPGATVQDFEEACFLLVKTGALQINQQEFVVTERGHRTLAFLTSILDPFLQGYQVVCRFLCEDATEALTEKQFVPAVRKFIIKHILTGRLRYIEVLSSDLQKNSLAALLRLGAVRKLKGGEEQGTLKVNKVMVNSLEDTLGGKLPTQKAVVARL, from the exons ATGGCATCCGAAGCAGTTTATACG CACAGAGATCCGATGCTGAAGAAAAGAGATGActttgaggacattttggaggagaggaggaactCCAGTGACCTGAGATATGCCCTCAGATGTTACACTCCCGTTCTTTACAAAGAATTGACTCCCTGCAAAGCCAGCGAGCTGAAGAGCATGGTGCTTCAGTCTGATCAGCTGCATTATGTCATCAGTCAG GTTTGTAAAGAGACAGGTATGGCTGCAGATGAAGTCCAGGTGGAGGCAGCAGCCATCTTGGAGGAGATGGCCCACCGCCTACAGCTCAGCACGGTCCGCTTCTTCGCCTTCACTCTTAGCAAAGTCTTTAAAACCTTGTTCAGGAGCATCTGTGTCAATGAGGAGGGCATCCAGAGA CTGCAACAGGCCATTCATGAGCACCCGGTTGTTCTCCTACCGAGTCACCGCAGTTACATGGATTTCCTGTTGATGTCATACATCCTGTACACCTACGACCTGGCTCTCCCTGTCATCGCTGCTGGCATGG ACTTCATGTCGATGAAGTTTGTTGGCGAGATGCTGCGGATGTCTGGAGCTTTCTTTATCAGAAGGTCGTTTGGTGGAGACAAACTATACTGGGCTGTGTTCTCAGAGTATGTCAAGACTATCCTCAAG AATGGATTTGCACCGGTTGAGTTTTTCCTGGAAGGAACCAGAAGCCGAACGTGCAAGTCTTTGACTCCAAAGTTAG GTCTGTTAAATATCGTGATGGATCCATTCCTTAAAGGAGAAGTGTTTGATATTAGTTTGGTCCCCGTCAGCATCACCTATGAGAGGGTCCTGGAGGAGGCGCTCTATGCCAGAGAACTGCTGGGTGTACCAAAGCCGAAGGAGTCCACTTCG GGTTTGTTTAAAGCCAGAAAGGTCCTCAGTGAAGACTACGGCAGTATCCACGTGTACTTTGGTCAACCTGTGTCTGTCAGAAGTTTAGCTCAGAAAAGAGTGGACCGCTGCCAGTTCAACCTGATACCAAG ACACATCCCCAGAAAGCCCGGTGCGGACATCCACAGCTTTGTGAACGATTCGGCCTACAGGCTGGTGCGGGCCCAGGAGGAGAACATGGTCCTAAAGCCGTGGGTTCTTGTAGTCTCCCTGCTGCTccagaaccaccaccagaaccaggtGGCAGGGCAGAAGCAGGGGATGGCACTGGATGAGCTGACTGAACAAGCTGTGTGGCTCAGGGACCTCTCCAGGCAGTATGGAGCCTTCCTCCACTGGCCCG aCCATGTTTCTCCTTCTGAGGTCGTTTCCTCCAGTCTTTCTCTTCACCGAGGTTTGGTGAGGATCTCTGAGGGATGGGTCCAGCTGGCATCGGAACAag GAGGACAGACTGGACCAGGAGAGCCTCGCAGCGCTGTTCCTCCAGAAGAGGAGCTCTTGAACCAGGCTGTCATCACACTTTCCTGCGCCTCCTACAGGAATCAGGCCCTGCACATCTTCCTCCGACCGGCCCTGCTCGCCTCCGCCATCCACACTGCCTCCTCCAGCAACAAAC agGAGGTCTACAACAGCTTCAGCTTCCTGAGAAACATGTTTTCCAATGAGTTCATCCTCTGCCCTGGAGCTACAGTGCAG GACTTTGAGGAGGCCTGTTTCCTGCTGGTGAAGACCGGAGCTCTGCAGATCAACCAGCAGGAGTTTGTAGTAACCGAGAGAGGACACAGGACTCTGGCCTTCCTCACCAGCATTCTAGATCCCTTTTTACAAGGATACCAG GTGGTGTGTAGGTTCCTGTGTGAAGACGCCACCGAGGctctgacagaaaaacagtttGTTCCTGCTGTCCGGAAGTTCATCATCAAACACATTCTGACAG GTAGACTACGATACATTGAGGTGTTGTCGTCGGACCTCCAGAAGAACAGTCTGGCGGCTTTGCTGAGACTCGGAGCTGTGCGGAAACTCAAAGG AGGAGAGGAGCAGGGGACTTTAAAGGTCAACAAGGTGATGGTGAACTCATTGGAAGACACTCTAG GAGGAAAACTCCCCACTCAGAAAGCTGTCGTCGCTCGCCTCTAA
- the c16h1orf131 gene encoding uncharacterized protein C1orf131 homolog isoform X2, giving the protein MGSTTNGKRDEDCLFLEHVLDKLYDFGAAPKRKSQKKKKRKRCEEEEEEEGDICSNTEDHREEHDGTEHQQPKSPTNQQKNQVEVVTFQDPTKKLKTKLTPASNKISALQITEKKQSDQPEELSLEKARLEVHRFGITGYKKEQQRVFEQDRAVMLGARPPKKDYVNYKVLQQQIKEKKQKAKEEVQPDLQKKKKQNNQRDKKKKVPSGSGSALSGQVGRFKNGMLILSSKEIQKIKGNKRGK; this is encoded by the exons ATGGGCTCCACTACAAACGGCAAAAGGGACGAAGACTGTTTATTCCTGGAGCATGTTTTGGATAAGCTTTATGACTTTG GAGCAGCACCAAAAAGGAAAtctcagaagaagaaaaaacgaaaaagatgtgaagaagaggaggaagaagagggagaTATCTGCAGTAATACTGAAGACCACAGAGAAGAACATGACGGGACTGAACACCAGCAACCAAAAA GTCCAACCAATCAGCAGAAGAACCAGGTGGAAGTTGTCACATTTCAAGACCCCACAAAGAAACTCAAAACTAAGCTGACGCCAGCCTCTAATAAAATCTCT GCCCTTCAGATAACAGAGAAGAAGCAAAGCGACCAACCAGAAGAACTCAGTTTGGAAAAG GCTCGTCTGGAGGTTCATCGGTTTGGAATCACAGGCTATAAGAAGGAGCAGCAGCGAGTTTTTGAACAGGACAGAGCAGTCATGCTTGGAGCCCGA CCTCCTAAGAAGGACTATGTCAACTACAAGGTGCTTCAACAGCAAATCaaagagaaaaagcagaaaGCAAAGGAAGAGGTTCAGCCG GACttgcagaaaaagaagaagcagaataATCAGAG agacaaaaagaagaaggtGCCCTCTGGTTCTGGCTCAGCCCTGTCCGGTCAGGTGGGCCGCTTCAAGAATGGCATGCTGATCCTCAGCTCCAAGGAAATCCAGAAAATCAAAGGCAACAAGAGAGGAAAAtag
- the c16h1orf131 gene encoding uncharacterized protein C1orf131 homolog isoform X3, which yields MGSTTNGKRDEDCLFLEHVLDKLYDFGAAPKRKSQKKKKRKRCEEEEEEEGDICSNTEDHREEHDGTEHQQPKSEQTGPTNQQKNQVEVVTFQDPTKKLKTKLTPASNKISTQLPGDLPTWNPHWNPPEPFGTGPLPTWIPHSAWTPSLNPQPVSLLAAEAAAANRLSLPPGAPSRNITGETPSLLGQSDTSAPPDRQSATSVLSKLLSSTVL from the exons ATGGGCTCCACTACAAACGGCAAAAGGGACGAAGACTGTTTATTCCTGGAGCATGTTTTGGATAAGCTTTATGACTTTG GAGCAGCACCAAAAAGGAAAtctcagaagaagaaaaaacgaaaaagatgtgaagaagaggaggaagaagagggagaTATCTGCAGTAATACTGAAGACCACAGAGAAGAACATGACGGGACTGAACACCAGCAACCAAAAAGTGAGCAAACAG GTCCAACCAATCAGCAGAAGAACCAGGTGGAAGTTGTCACATTTCAAGACCCCACAAAGAAACTCAAAACTAAGCTGACGCCAGCCTCTAATAAAATCTCT acccagctgcccggagACCTCCCCACCTGGAACCCTCACTGGAACCCCCCTGAGCCATTCGGCACCGGTCCCCTCCCCACTTGGATCCCCCATTCCGCCTGGACCCCTTCCTTGAACCCCCAACCCGTTTCCCTCCTGgctgctgaagctgcagcagccaaCCGGCTCTCCCTGCCTCCCGGAGCCCCCTCCCGGAACATCACCGGCGAGACGCCGTCTCTGCTCGGCCAATCCGACACCTCGGCCCCCCCGGATCGTCAGAGTGCTACGTCCGTCCTCTCCAAACTCCTCTCCTCCACCGTACTCTAA
- the gnpat gene encoding dihydroxyacetone phosphate acyltransferase isoform X1 produces MASEAVYTHRDPMLKKRDDFEDILEERRNSSDLRYALRCYTPVLYKELTPCKASELKSMVLQSDQLHYVISQVCKETGMAADEVQVEAAAILEEMAHRLQLSTVRFFAFTLSKVFKTLFRSICVNEEGIQRLQQAIHEHPVVLLPSHRSYMDFLLMSYILYTYDLALPVIAAGMDFMSMKFVGEMLRMSGAFFIRRSFGGDKLYWAVFSEYVKTILKNGFAPVEFFLEGTRSRTCKSLTPKLGLLNIVMDPFLKGEVFDISLVPVSITYERVLEEALYARELLGVPKPKESTSGLFKARKVLSEDYGSIHVYFGQPVSVRSLAQKRVDRCQFNLIPRHIPRKPGADIHSFVNDSAYRLVRAQEENMVLKPWVLVVSLLLQNHHQNQVAGQKQGMALDELTEQAVWLRDLSRQYGAFLHWPDHVSPSEVVSSSLSLHRGLVRISEGWVQLASEQAGGQTGPGEPRSAVPPEEELLNQAVITLSCASYRNQALHIFLRPALLASAIHTASSSNKQEVYNSFSFLRNMFSNEFILCPGATVQDFEEACFLLVKTGALQINQQEFVVTERGHRTLAFLTSILDPFLQGYQVVCRFLCEDATEALTEKQFVPAVRKFIIKHILTGRLRYIEVLSSDLQKNSLAALLRLGAVRKLKGGEEQGTLKVNKVMVNSLEDTLGGKLPTQKAVVARL; encoded by the exons ATGGCATCCGAAGCAGTTTATACG CACAGAGATCCGATGCTGAAGAAAAGAGATGActttgaggacattttggaggagaggaggaactCCAGTGACCTGAGATATGCCCTCAGATGTTACACTCCCGTTCTTTACAAAGAATTGACTCCCTGCAAAGCCAGCGAGCTGAAGAGCATGGTGCTTCAGTCTGATCAGCTGCATTATGTCATCAGTCAG GTTTGTAAAGAGACAGGTATGGCTGCAGATGAAGTCCAGGTGGAGGCAGCAGCCATCTTGGAGGAGATGGCCCACCGCCTACAGCTCAGCACGGTCCGCTTCTTCGCCTTCACTCTTAGCAAAGTCTTTAAAACCTTGTTCAGGAGCATCTGTGTCAATGAGGAGGGCATCCAGAGA CTGCAACAGGCCATTCATGAGCACCCGGTTGTTCTCCTACCGAGTCACCGCAGTTACATGGATTTCCTGTTGATGTCATACATCCTGTACACCTACGACCTGGCTCTCCCTGTCATCGCTGCTGGCATGG ACTTCATGTCGATGAAGTTTGTTGGCGAGATGCTGCGGATGTCTGGAGCTTTCTTTATCAGAAGGTCGTTTGGTGGAGACAAACTATACTGGGCTGTGTTCTCAGAGTATGTCAAGACTATCCTCAAG AATGGATTTGCACCGGTTGAGTTTTTCCTGGAAGGAACCAGAAGCCGAACGTGCAAGTCTTTGACTCCAAAGTTAG GTCTGTTAAATATCGTGATGGATCCATTCCTTAAAGGAGAAGTGTTTGATATTAGTTTGGTCCCCGTCAGCATCACCTATGAGAGGGTCCTGGAGGAGGCGCTCTATGCCAGAGAACTGCTGGGTGTACCAAAGCCGAAGGAGTCCACTTCG GGTTTGTTTAAAGCCAGAAAGGTCCTCAGTGAAGACTACGGCAGTATCCACGTGTACTTTGGTCAACCTGTGTCTGTCAGAAGTTTAGCTCAGAAAAGAGTGGACCGCTGCCAGTTCAACCTGATACCAAG ACACATCCCCAGAAAGCCCGGTGCGGACATCCACAGCTTTGTGAACGATTCGGCCTACAGGCTGGTGCGGGCCCAGGAGGAGAACATGGTCCTAAAGCCGTGGGTTCTTGTAGTCTCCCTGCTGCTccagaaccaccaccagaaccaggtGGCAGGGCAGAAGCAGGGGATGGCACTGGATGAGCTGACTGAACAAGCTGTGTGGCTCAGGGACCTCTCCAGGCAGTATGGAGCCTTCCTCCACTGGCCCG aCCATGTTTCTCCTTCTGAGGTCGTTTCCTCCAGTCTTTCTCTTCACCGAGGTTTGGTGAGGATCTCTGAGGGATGGGTCCAGCTGGCATCGGAACAag CAGGAGGACAGACTGGACCAGGAGAGCCTCGCAGCGCTGTTCCTCCAGAAGAGGAGCTCTTGAACCAGGCTGTCATCACACTTTCCTGCGCCTCCTACAGGAATCAGGCCCTGCACATCTTCCTCCGACCGGCCCTGCTCGCCTCCGCCATCCACACTGCCTCCTCCAGCAACAAAC agGAGGTCTACAACAGCTTCAGCTTCCTGAGAAACATGTTTTCCAATGAGTTCATCCTCTGCCCTGGAGCTACAGTGCAG GACTTTGAGGAGGCCTGTTTCCTGCTGGTGAAGACCGGAGCTCTGCAGATCAACCAGCAGGAGTTTGTAGTAACCGAGAGAGGACACAGGACTCTGGCCTTCCTCACCAGCATTCTAGATCCCTTTTTACAAGGATACCAG GTGGTGTGTAGGTTCCTGTGTGAAGACGCCACCGAGGctctgacagaaaaacagtttGTTCCTGCTGTCCGGAAGTTCATCATCAAACACATTCTGACAG GTAGACTACGATACATTGAGGTGTTGTCGTCGGACCTCCAGAAGAACAGTCTGGCGGCTTTGCTGAGACTCGGAGCTGTGCGGAAACTCAAAGG AGGAGAGGAGCAGGGGACTTTAAAGGTCAACAAGGTGATGGTGAACTCATTGGAAGACACTCTAG GAGGAAAACTCCCCACTCAGAAAGCTGTCGTCGCTCGCCTCTAA